In Spirosoma sp. KUDC1026, the sequence CTCACTGTCGTTTACCTGGGCTTTTTCCATTTTCAGTAAGACAATTAGGTAACGTAGAGCAGTGTTTCGATAGTGTATAGTTTAAAGTGTTTTTATTACCGGCCCGTATTGCGAATCATAAAATAAAAAGATTATTCGCTAAAATGCAACAGGTTAGCGTAAATAATTTACTATTTATAGATCTATGCTACAAAAACTAAGCCTAAATAAAATATAAACAATAATAAGACGAATTCTACAATAAAAAAAGCTTATTAATAGAAAAAATAGGATTGAGTAAAGAAATATATAGTATAGATACAGCCCTACCACATAAGGTTTAAATGCGACCCTAGCATTAGTATAATCCAATTACTAATGTTAAGACAATAATATGCAGGAAATGGGATTCATGCTGGTATGCCTGTACCTAGCCACCTGCTTTTTTTAACGAGCGGGACAATTCTTATCGAATGATGCAGGCTGGTTACTTAATAAGTACGTAGTAAAGACAAATCTGGTTTTATAAGGTGCCCTCAACGAAGAAGGTACTCTTATCAAAAAAGGGTAGTTGCTGAAAACCGGTCAGACGGTAGTGGTGAATTGACCAGGAGGTACCGGTTGTGGGCGTGCCTTCCAGCAGGATACGCCGTTCCGATGTATAGAGCGGGTTACTGGTAGCCAGTACGGCTTCGATCCGCCGGGGTTGCTGAGTCTGGGTGTCCAGGCGAACCAGCAGCGAACGAACGGTTAAACGCTCCTCGGTTGGTTTGAGGGTGTATTGGTACGTAGCCGAGTCCGGACGGGTAATCTGGTAGCTATTTCGTAACGCAGGTTTGTTGATGTCGGCCTGCATGAACAGTTCCAGCTCGCGTGTCCAGTTGATGTTACTGGTCTGATGCTGACTTTTGTTGCTATTAATCTGTACAGCCTTGCTAACCAGCGGTTTTGCGGCCGTCAGGGCTTTTACCTGATTCTGAACAAAGCCAGCGACGTCGTAATAAACGTTTGGCTGGTTTTGCTGAACGGGGTTGTCACAGCCAGCGAGTACGGGTAAAAATAAGAAGCAGAAACGATACAGAAAACGCATAACAATGAACCACAAAATAGACCCAGACGGATGGGCTTGTGAGTTCAGCAACACGATTTTTCGGAAATCGGTTTGGGTAATCAAATTCTGAACCAAATTTGCAGCCACATTGCTTCTATTATAGCTACTAATTATCCTTATGGAATACGACGTAATTATCATTGGCTCAGGACCAGGCGGCTATACCGGAGCGGTACGTTGCGCCCAGCTTGGCCTGAAAACCGCTATTATTGAGAAATACCCTGCCCTCGGTGGAACGTGCCTGAACGTGGGCTGTATCCCGTCGAAGGCGTTGCTGGATTCGTCGGAGCATTATTACAACGCAGCCCATTCGTTTGCTGATCACGGCATTAGTCTAAATGATCTGCAGGTTGATTTAGGCAAAATGATTGCCCGTAAACAGAACGTTGTTGATCAGACGACGAAAGGAATTGCGTTCCTGATGAAGAAGAATAAAATCGACGAACTACATGGCCTAGGCTCGTTCGTTGATCCCCATACAATTAAAATTACCAAAGAAGACGGCTCGGAACAGGTTATCAAAGGTAAAAATATCGTGATCGCCACGGGTTCGAAACCCTTGTCGTTCCCGTCAATGCCGATCGATAAAAAACGCATCATTACGTCGACCGAAGCGCTGGCTTTAAATGAAGTTCCCAAACACCTGATCATTATTGGTGCGGGCGTGATCGGGGCTGAACTGGGTTCGGTATATGCTCGTCTGGGTGGTAAAGTGTCGTTTGTGGAGTTTGCTGATTCAATGATTCCAACGATGGATAAGACGATGGGCAAAGAACTCCAGAAAGCGGTTAAAAAGCTGGGAGCCGACTTCTATTTTAACCACAAGGTGACTAAAGTTGAAAACAAAGGGGAAGAAGTCGAGGTAAGCGTTGATACGCCCGACGGCCGTGGCGACGGACCGAAACAGATTACCCTAACGGGGGATTACTGCCTGGTATCGGTTGGTCGTCGTCCTTATACGGATGGTCTGAATCTGGAAGCTGCCGGATTGAAAACCGACAGCCGGGGTAAGCTTGAGGTAGACGATAATCTGCGCACCAGCGTACCGCACATTTACGCTCTGGGCGACGTTATTCGGGGAGCGATGCTGGCCCACAAAGCCGAAGAAGAAGGTACGTTTATTGCCGAAACCATTGTTGGTCAGAAACCACATATTCACTACCGCCTGATTCCGAACGTGGTTTACACCTGGCCTGAAGTATCAGCCGTTGGTTACACGGAAGAAGAGGTGAAACAACAGGGTATTCCTTATAAATCCGGCTCGTTCCCGTTTAAAGCGCTGGGTCGGGCGCGGGCAAGTATGGACATCGACGGACTGGTAAAAGTGCTAGCGCACAAGGAAACTGACGAAATCCTGGGTGTTCATATCATCGGTCCACGGGCGGCTGACATGATTGCCGAGGCCGTTGTTGCGATGGAATTCCGGGCTTCAGCCGAGGACGTATCGCGGATGTCGCATGCCCACCCAACCTATACGGAAGCGTTCAAAGAAGCCTGCCTGGCGGCTACCGACAACCGGGCCATTAACATGTAATTGCTCCGCGCTTACTATGATAAGTAACAATCAAAACCCGACTACCTTTACCGGAGTCGGGTTTGATTGTCTATAACCCTTGCTAACTCTATTATGAAACGACTGCTGGTGCTCAGCTTACTGGGCGTGATGAACTATTTGAGCGCATTGGCGCAGAAAGAAATTATCTACGTGGGCACCTACTCGGTTCGGGGCAGCGAAGGTATCTATGTGTATGAGTTCGACCGAAAGACGGGCAAGATGCAGCAGATACAGACTATAGGCAACTCAAAAAGTCCATCGTTTCTGGCGCTGCATCCTTCCGGCAATTACCTCTACTCGGTCAACGAAGGCAGCCAAAGCGGACCAAACAAAGCGGGCGCGGTTAGTGCGTATGCCATCGACGCTAAGACAGGTAAGCTGACGTTTCTCAATTCACAATCCTCGCTGGGCAGTGGACCGTGTCACGTCAGTATTGACAGGACCGGAAAAACGGTATTCGTTTCCAACTACGGTGGAGGAAGCCTGGCTGTACTGCCTGTGCTGGAAGACGGAAAACTGGCAGCAGCCAGTGATAGTGTGATCGACGTAGGCAACGGACCGGATAAGCAACGGCAGGAGAAACCGCACGTTCATTCCGCTATTCTGTCACCCAGCAACAAAACCGTTTACGTGTCAGACCTCGGTACGGACCAGGTCAATCAGCTACGTGTTAATGCGCTGACGGCTACCGTAGAATCGGCTAAGCCCCCTTTCGTGGCGGTAAAACCAGGATCGGGGCCGCGCCACCTTACGTTCCACCCCAACGGTCAGTTTGCCTATCTGGCAGAAGAATTGACTTCGTCAGTGGCTGTATTTCGCCGGAACACGGCTACAGATGAATTAAGCCTGGTGCAGGATGGGGTCAAGACGCTGTCTGATGATTTTAATGGAAAAAATACCAGCGCTGATATTCACGTTGACCCAATGGGTAAATTCCTGTATCAATCCAATCGGGGGGAGAACACGCTGGCTATTTTTGCTATTGACCAAAACGGAATGCTCACTAAAGTCGGCAGCGAGTCAACGATGGGAAAAGACCCCCGTAACTTCCTGATTGATCCTAAAGGCAATTACTTGTTTGCTGCTAATCAGAATTCTGATAATATTGTCCTGTTTCGTCGAGATGCCAAAACGGGTAAGTTGACGTATTCGGGACAGACCATTGCCGTTCCCTCGCCCGTTTGCGTGTTAATAAAAAACCGTTAAAACCACTAAAACAACCTCTGCATGAATCGATTACTGATTGCGGCCGCTGCGCTGATCCTATTTCTGACCGCTGCACAAACGAAAAAAGTTAAGACAACGCTGTTTAACGGCAAGAACCTGTCTGGCTGGAAGGTATATGGTACCGAAAAATGGTACGTTGACAAAGGCGAACTCGTTTGTGAGAGTGGTCCTGATAAACAATACGGTTACCTAGCAACGGAACAGCCCTACAAAAACTTCGATCTGTCGCTGCAGTTCAAGCAGGAAGCCAACGGGAATAGCGGTGTGTTTTTTCGCTCCAGCATCGAAGGTACGAAGATAAGCGGCTGGCAGGTTGAGGTTGCCCCGCCCAACCATGATACGGGCGGTATCTACGAATCATATGGTCGGGGATGGTTGGAAAAAATTCCGGATGAAAAAGAATCGATCTTAAAACCCGGTGAATGGAATACCATGCGCATTCGGGTAGAGGGCGACCACGTGCAGACGTTTCTTAACGGTAAGCCAATGGTGGATATGCACGACGAAAAGATTGGACAGGCCGACGGCTCGATTGCCTTACAGATTCACGACGGCGGTGGTATCAAAGTCCGCTGGCGGAAACTAGTCGTGCAGCAATTGTAGTACTATCGGCAAAAAGCCCGGCTCTGGTAGAGCCGGGCTTTTTTGTTGGCGTGCCGTTCAGCGCGGCAGATCAATGTAGGACATGGTATGCACCTTATCCGCTTTTGTATTGACGAAATGCTTTTCCGGGTTGTCGTAATTTGAAATGTAAAGTCGATTTCCCTTCAGGAGTACTTCGGCAGGCTGGTCCAATCGGCCATCGGCACCGTCGGTATCACCGTTCTGAGCAAGCGTACTAACCTTGCCATCAGACGTTACGGTTAGGATAGCGTTCGTGCGGGAATTACAGATATACAGCTTGTCCGTTTTCCGGTCAACGATCAGGCCGTCTACACAGGAGATCGGCTGGCTTAGTTTCATTTTTTCGTTGGACGCCAGACTGCCATCGGGTTTGAGGGTTAGCTTATACAGCGTACCATCGCCAAAAGAGCCGGTATAAAAATTTCCTTTGCTGTCGTAGTCCAGACCATCGGCGCCATTATCAACGCCCGTTTCATTAACCTGTGTTGTAAAAGTAGCCAGGATATGCGGGTCCATCGTTTTGGGTTTTAACTGGATTAGCCCTTTGTTCATCTCATTAAGCGTGAAATGAAAAACGGCACTGCCCTTATCGTTATCCGGCATGTCCCACTGGCTGTCGGTCACATAAATTGTATTACCCTTCCAAACGACCGCATTACCCAGCGCCAGATTAACAACTACTGGCTCAATACGGACTGGTTTCCCGTCCTGCATGGTAATCCGCATCAGTCTTGACTTATAATCTTTGTCGTTTTCATACTGATTTTCGGCGTAATACAAGTTGCCATCGGGACCGAATGCCATATCCATTGGGCAGGCATGCTTCGTCTGAGGCTGGGCAGGAAGACTGGTAAAAAACTGGAGTGAGTCGCCCGCAAATTTCAGAAGTACACCAGGGTAATCATTATTTGCCAGGTTAGGAACGGATAGATAAACGGAACCATCCGGAGCAAGTGCTAATCCATCAGGGGTATTGTATTTATCAGGCAGCGTATAAAGCAGGGTCGGACTACCAATTGTCGGTACGGCGGCCGATGCGCTGTCAGCACTAGCCGTGTTCTCTTGTTGTTTTGCCTGCTGGCAACTTACGAGCAGACTAAACAAAGCCGCTGTATAAAAAAGAATTTGCCTCTTCATCGTGTTGAAAATAAGGACGATTCGTGTAACCTGCTGCTGAGGGAAAATGTTAAAATGAGATTTCTCCAGTACGACAAATGACAGCAGCAGCCAAGCGGCAGGGCGTTCGTTTCCGGTTGGTAGCGAAGGCCAGGAACTAACATTAAAATTAGGTTGAACCGCGACCAACCTGTTTTTTTGCAGCAACAAGTAGGGGATACCTCTGTCTGGACTAATGCAACTAAAAGACCTTTTCTATAAAATTCCGTTGCTGGCCACCTCGGGCGATATGGCTACCGACGTAACGAACCTGACAATGGACTCCCGCAAGGTGGGATCGGGCAGTTTGTTTATTGCGGTACGCGGTACCGTGTCAGACGGCCATTCCTTCATCGATACCGCCATTCAGCAGGGGGCGTCGGCGATTCTATGCGAAGAGATGCCCCCTGCGACAGAAAACGGTGTGGCTTATATCCGGGTGCAGGACTCGGCGCGGACAATGGGCCTGATTGCCGCCAACTTCTATGATCAGCCTTCAAAGAAAATCAAACTGGTGGGCGTAACAGGAACAAATGGCAAGACATCGGTTGCTACGTTGTTGTTTCGCTTGTTTCGGGCGCTTGGTTACCGTTGCGGCCTGCTATCGACGGTGCAAAATCAGATTGAGGATACGGTCATTCCGGCGACGCACACAACCCCCGACGCGATTACAACCAACCAACTGCTGACACAGATGCTGGAATATGGTTGCTCGCATGTGTTCATGGAAGTGAGTTCACATTCGGTTGTGCAGGAACGTATTACAGGACTAACCTTTGCCGGGGGAATTTTTACGAACATTACGCACGACCACCTTGATTTCCACGGTACGTTCGACAACTACATCCGGGCCAAAAAAGGCTTCTTCGATCAGTTGCCCGCTTCGGCTTTTGCGCTGACCAATGTAGACGATAAACGGGGACTGGTTATGCTGCAGAATACAGCCGCCCGCAAAGAAACATATTCCCTGCAAACGCTGGCTACGTTCAAGGGCAAAGTTCTGGCCGACAGTTTGTTCGGGCTGAATATGCTGGTCGACGATCAGGAGGTATGGTTTAAGCTCATTGGTCGCTTCAATGCCTACAATCTACTCGCCGTTTACGGAACGGCCACGCTGCTGGGCGAAGACGCAGCAGAGGTACTGACGACGTTATCGGGGATTACTCCTCCGCCCGGCCGGTTTGAACAGGTCGTTTCCGATAATAAAATCGTTGGCATTGTCGACTACGCGCACACCCCTGATGCCTTGCAAAACGTACTCGAAACCATTAGCGAACTGCGGCAAACCGATGAACAGGAGCACCAGCCCCGAATCATTACGGTAGTCGGTTGTGGCGGTAACCGCGACGCGGCAAAACGTCCGATTATGGCAGAGATTGCCTGCCGGTATAGCGATCAGATCATTCTCACGTCTGATAATCCCCGGCGCGAAGATCCGATGGCTATTCTGGAGCAGATGCTGGCCGGTGTGCCGCCGGTTGATTTTAAGAAGACCATGACCATCGAAGACCGGCACGAAGCCATTCAGAAAGCCGTTTCGCTGGCCCGGCCGCACGACATTATCCTGGTAGCGGGCAAAGGGCACGAGACGTATCAGGAAATCAACGGCGTTAAATACGATTTCGACGATCGCGCCGTCCTGCGGGACGCATTTTTAAAGAACGAAAGAGCGAAAGACTAAAAGAGCGAATACTTTTGCAAAAGTACCACCAGTCCGTAATCGCTCTTTCGCTCGCTCACTCTTTCGCTCTTTAAAAAATGCTCTATTACCTTTTTCAATTTCTGGACGAACGCTACGACTTTCCGGGGGCCGGGGTTTTCCAATACATCTCGTTCCGTGCGCTTGGAGCCGTTATCTGCTCGTTGCTGATTGCGGCTATTTTTGGCCGGCGGATCATCGATACGCTACGCAACCTGCAGATCGGCGAGTCTATCCGTGATCTGGGCCTAGAAGGTCAGTTGCAGAAACGGGGTACACCAACCATGGGTGGCTTCATCATCCTGGCGTCGCTGCTGATACCAGCTCTGTTATTTGCCAAGCTGTCTAACGTTTATGTGATTCTAGCCTTGGTGTCGACCGTTTGGACGGGGCTGATTGGTTTCCTGGATGACTATATCAAAGTATTTAAAAAGAATAAAGAGGGATTAGAAGGCCGCTTCAAAGTTGTAGGCCAGATTGGGCTGGGGCTGATTGTGGGTCTTACGCTCTACTTCAATGATTACGTTAAAATCCGGGTCTATGCTCCCCGGCTGTTGAATACTTCGAACGTACCAGATGTCTACACCGACATCAAGTCGACGCTCACGACGGTGCCCTTTGTAAAGAATAATGAGTTTGATTACAGCGATCTGCTTTTTGGCTTGCTCCCCGATAGTTACACGTGGATTATCTACGTTATCGTCTGCATTTTCATCATTACGGCCGTATCGAACGGAGCCAACATTACCGATGGAATTGATGGCCTTGCTGCAGGAACATCGACAATCATTGCGCTGACGGTGGGGGTACTGGCTTATCTGTCAGGGAACAAAGTGTTTTCGCAGTATCTCAACATCATGTACATTCCCAATGCAGGGGAGTTGGTGATTTTTTGTGCTGCCTTTGTCGGAGCCTGTGTAGGATTCCTTTGGTACAATTCCTATCCTGCTCAGGTGTTTATGGGCGATACGGGTAGCTTAATGTTGGGGGGCGTTATTGCCGTACTGGCACTGGCCATTCGGAAAGAACTCCTGATTCCGTCGATGTGTGGTATTTTCCTGGTCGAGAATTTATCCGTCATTCTCCAGGTCAGCTACTTTAAGTACACAAAACAGAAGTACGGCGAGGGCCGTCGAATTTTCCTGATGTCGCCCCTGCACCACCATTTCCAGAAAAAAGGCTACCACGAAGCGAAGATCGTTACCCGCTTCTGGATCGTAGGAATCATGCTGGCGGTTCTAACCCTCGTTACGTTGAAACTGCGGTAGGGACGAAATATCAGGCATTCCTTTGTTTTTCAGCCACATAACGTCTATATTTGCACTCCCGTTTGAAAGACGGGTACGCCTTGGCGTAAGTAAAGCAGTAGAAATCAATTAATTAGTCTCCATAACAGTGAATACGCTCAGTTACAAAACCATCTCTGCCAACAAAGAAACGGCGCAGAAGGAATGGGTTGTGGTTGACGCTCAGGGCGAAGTGCTTGGTCGGCTGGCCAGCCAGATCGCAAGCCTGATCCGCGGCAAACACAAAACCAACTTCACGCCCCACGTTGATTGCGGGGACAACGTAATTGTCATCAATGCCGACAAGGTTCGCCTGACGGGCTCGAAGATGACTGACAAGATTTACGTCCGCCACACGGGTTATCCCGGCGGTCAACGGTTCGCTACGCCCCGGTTGTTGCTGGAAAAGCATCCCGAGCGCGTAATCGAACACGCCGTGAAAGGCATGCTGCCTAAAAATCGGCTGGGTCGCAAATTGTTTACCAACCTGCACGTGTACACCGGCGACAGCCATCCGCACGACGCGCAGCAACCTAAAGTCGTTAAATTTTAAGGCACAGACGAATGGATCGTATTAACACCATTGGCCGCCGTAAAACTGCTATCTCCCGCATCTATATGTCGGCGGGCAGCGGGGCCATCTCGGTAAACGGAAAAGACTACAAAGAGTATTTCCCAACCGAGGTTCTGCAAATTATCTTGAATCAACCGTTCGCAACCGTTAACGGTGTGGGTGGATACGACGTAAAAGTCAACGTTCGTGGTGGTGGTGTAGCCGGTCAGGCTGAAGCTACCCGGATGGCCATCGCCCGGGCTCTTGTTGAAATGAACGCAGAAAACCGGTCGGCCCTCAAGAAAGAAGGCTTCCTGACCCGGGATTCGCGTATGGTTGAACGGAAAAAACCAGGTCGGAAAAAAGCCCGTCGCCGGTTCCAGTTCTCGAAACGCTAATTGGTACAGGGCTGTGCGCGTTGGACTGGGGGTTATTTACCCTTCGCCCTATGCCCCAACCCCGTTGCCTTATTTGTCCAGACTGCCCTTAGATGATGCCGACGGGTGGTGCTGCGTATCAATAAACACATTCATTTTTCATTACGAAAATGGCACAAATCGAATATAAAGACCTATTAGACGCCGGGGTGCATTTTGGCCACCTTACGCGCAAATGGGATCCGCGGATGGCTCCATACATTTTCATGGAGAAGAACGGTATCCATATTATTGACCTGAACAAAACACTGGCTTCTCTTGATGAAGCGTCGAACGCGCTGAAAGGCATCGTTCGGTCCGGCCGGAAAGTGCTGTTCGTGGCAACGAAGAAACAGGCTCAGGAAATTGTTTCGGAAGAAGCAAAACGCCTGAAAATGCCGTACGTAACCGATCGCTGGCAGGGCGGTATGTTGACGAACTTCGCTACCATTCGCAAGTCGCTGAAGAAAATGCAAACGCTTGATAAGATGCTGAAAGACGAGGAGACCGTCAAAAGTATCGCCAAGCGGGAGCGTTTGACCCGGACCCGTGATAAAGAGAAACTGGAGCGTGTACTGGGCGGTATTGCCGACCTGACCCGTCTGCCAGCAGCGCTGTTTATCGTTGACGTAAAACGCGAGCACATCGCCGTGGCTGAAGCTCACCGTCTGGGTATCCCCGTATTCGCCATGTGCGATACGAACTCGAACCCAGAAGAAGTTGACTTCGCTATCCCAGCTAACGATGACGCTTACAAATCAATCTCGCTGATTACCCTTGCTATCGGTAAGGCAATCGAAGAAGGTCTGATGGAGCGCAAGCAGGATAAAGACGATCAGCGCGTTCAGGAAGAAGAAGAAGCGAAGCGGAACGAAGACCTCGTTCAGGCTCGTGCTGAAGACGAAAGCAAACTGGATCCTAAGCCCGAAGCAACTGGTTCGCCAGCGGCCGTGGCTGAAGATGAGCAGGAAGCTTAATTCATACATAACGGTTCGCCGTTGCGGTTACGGAACTGTGAAGAACTCGAATCAATTGCAGGTACGTAACGTCAACGCAATAGCCCGTAGCCAGCCGCTATGGGCTATTGCATTTTTACATTGCAATTGACTGATTACCAGAAATATTCTGAAAAATTAATCAACAACCAACGATTATTATGGCAATTACTGCTGCTGACGTAAACAAACTTCGGCAAGAGACCGGAGCCGGTATGATGGACTGTAAAAAAGCCCTGACCGAAGCCAACGGCGATTTTGAAAAAGCAAAAGAAGTTCTGCGTAAGCAGGGCCAGAAAATAGCTGACAAACGGGCTGACAATGCAACTGCCGAAGGGATTGTGTTGGCGAACGTAAGCGAAGACGGTAAATCAGGCAAAGTGATTGCACTGGCCTGCGAAACCGAACCAGTATCGAAAGTTGCCGATTTCCAGAACCTGGCGAAAGCGGTTATGGATGCGGCTGTTAGCACGGATGCAACTGATAAAGCTACGTTGCTGGCTACGCCACAGGCAGACGGTCGGACACTGCAGGATCACATTACGGACCTGATGGGCAAAATCGGTGAAAAAATCGACGTTGCTTCGTTCGAAACCGTAACGGCCGACAAAGTTGTGTCGTACATCCACTCGAATGGTAAGCTTGGCGTACTGGTTGCGCTGGCAAACACCAACGGAACCGACGTAACGGAAGTTGGTAAAGATGTAGCGATGCAGATTGCGGCTATGAAACCAGTTGCTCTGGATAAAGATGGTGTTGACGCTACGATCGTTGAGCGTGAAATCGAAATCGGTAAAGAGCAGGCTCGTCAGGAAGGTAAACCAGAAGCGATGCTGGAAAAAATCGCGATGGGTAAGCTGAACAAGTTCTACAAAGAGAACACGCTGCTCAACCAGGAGTTCGTAAAAGACAGCTCGCTGACGATTGCGCAACTGCTGGACAAAACCAGTAAAGGACTGACCGTATCGGACTTCAAACGGGTTGCTATCGGTTAATAACAAACGTATTGATGAAAAGCCCGGCCCCAGCAATGCGGCCGGGCTTTTTTACGGCCAAACGTGAAGCTCCAGCGGTAAAGCCGCGCTTCTGCGTTACTTTTACTAATGAGGTCCGTCACAACGACCACCACCGTATAAAATGAAAAATCTATCGGACGAGGAGCTAGTCCGTTTATACATTGACACCCAGCGGAACGCTTATTTTGAGCGTTTATACGAGCGCTACTGCGACAAAGTGTACCGCAAATGTTTGTCGTTTACCAAAGATCCGGTTCGGGCCGAAGATTTTACGCACGACATTTTCCTGAAACTGATTGTCAAGCTGGGGGGCTTTCGCGAGCAGGCCAAGTTTTCGACCTGGCTGTATTCCATTACTTATAATTACTGCACCGATCAGGTACGATCTCCGCAGTCCCGTCGGGAGGTATACATGGAGGAAGGCTGGGATCGGTTTGAGGACGAATCGGACGATATGGCCGAAATTGCCGAGATGGAGGCAAAACGACTTCAGGTCGCCCTGAACCAATTATCGCCCGAGGAGCAGGCGCTGCTGCTGATGAAATATCAGGACGATATCAGCATTCGGGAAATCGCTACGTTGAACGGACTAACCGAAAGTGCCGTCAAGATGCGACTGAAACGACTGCGTGAAAAACTCCGGCGCTACTACCTGGAAGGGGCAATCTTCTGGTTGCTGCTTGCCATTAAAGCATCGTTTACGATTCGCTGGCCTTTCCGATAAATCATTATGGAAAATAACCCATTCAAAGAGATTGAACCGGAGGCAAGCTGTCCGCCAAATCTGAAAAACGAGCTTGTTGCCGAAATTGACTTGATTCGCAACGCATTACAGGTTGTGGAAATCTATACGTACGACATTTTTCCAGCCTTTACTACTTTCCTGAGCGGGTTAGTACCTGAGCGGGACAACCAACCGTAACTCACATGAATAACGTACCTAATCTTCAGGAAATTCTGATCAACATTGTGGTTGGCCTGATCAACCAACTGGTCAATTTCATCCCCCGGCTAATCAGTGCGATTGTTATTCTGGCACTGGGGCTGCTCGTTGCCAAGCTAGTGCGAACGGTTGTCAAGACCATACTGAGTAAGGTAGGTATTGATAAAATAGGTGAACAACTGAACGAGATTGATCTGGTAAAAAAGCTCAACACGGATATTAAGGTCAGTACTATACTAGCCCAGGTGCTTTACTTTTTTATCGTGCTGATCTTTGCTACAGCCGCGGCCGAAATGCTGGGCGTAGCGGCTCTGACCGATCTGGTACTGGGGGTTACGAA encodes:
- the lpdA gene encoding dihydrolipoyl dehydrogenase, giving the protein MEYDVIIIGSGPGGYTGAVRCAQLGLKTAIIEKYPALGGTCLNVGCIPSKALLDSSEHYYNAAHSFADHGISLNDLQVDLGKMIARKQNVVDQTTKGIAFLMKKNKIDELHGLGSFVDPHTIKITKEDGSEQVIKGKNIVIATGSKPLSFPSMPIDKKRIITSTEALALNEVPKHLIIIGAGVIGAELGSVYARLGGKVSFVEFADSMIPTMDKTMGKELQKAVKKLGADFYFNHKVTKVENKGEEVEVSVDTPDGRGDGPKQITLTGDYCLVSVGRRPYTDGLNLEAAGLKTDSRGKLEVDDNLRTSVPHIYALGDVIRGAMLAHKAEEEGTFIAETIVGQKPHIHYRLIPNVVYTWPEVSAVGYTEEEVKQQGIPYKSGSFPFKALGRARASMDIDGLVKVLAHKETDEILGVHIIGPRAADMIAEAVVAMEFRASAEDVSRMSHAHPTYTEAFKEACLAATDNRAINM
- a CDS encoding lactonase family protein; translated protein: MKRLLVLSLLGVMNYLSALAQKEIIYVGTYSVRGSEGIYVYEFDRKTGKMQQIQTIGNSKSPSFLALHPSGNYLYSVNEGSQSGPNKAGAVSAYAIDAKTGKLTFLNSQSSLGSGPCHVSIDRTGKTVFVSNYGGGSLAVLPVLEDGKLAAASDSVIDVGNGPDKQRQEKPHVHSAILSPSNKTVYVSDLGTDQVNQLRVNALTATVESAKPPFVAVKPGSGPRHLTFHPNGQFAYLAEELTSSVAVFRRNTATDELSLVQDGVKTLSDDFNGKNTSADIHVDPMGKFLYQSNRGENTLAIFAIDQNGMLTKVGSESTMGKDPRNFLIDPKGNYLFAANQNSDNIVLFRRDAKTGKLTYSGQTIAVPSPVCVLIKNR
- a CDS encoding DUF1080 domain-containing protein; its protein translation is MNRLLIAAAALILFLTAAQTKKVKTTLFNGKNLSGWKVYGTEKWYVDKGELVCESGPDKQYGYLATEQPYKNFDLSLQFKQEANGNSGVFFRSSIEGTKISGWQVEVAPPNHDTGGIYESYGRGWLEKIPDEKESILKPGEWNTMRIRVEGDHVQTFLNGKPMVDMHDEKIGQADGSIALQIHDGGGIKVRWRKLVVQQL
- a CDS encoding SMP-30/gluconolactonase/LRE family protein produces the protein MKRQILFYTAALFSLLVSCQQAKQQENTASADSASAAVPTIGSPTLLYTLPDKYNTPDGLALAPDGSVYLSVPNLANNDYPGVLLKFAGDSLQFFTSLPAQPQTKHACPMDMAFGPDGNLYYAENQYENDKDYKSRLMRITMQDGKPVRIEPVVVNLALGNAVVWKGNTIYVTDSQWDMPDNDKGSAVFHFTLNEMNKGLIQLKPKTMDPHILATFTTQVNETGVDNGADGLDYDSKGNFYTGSFGDGTLYKLTLKPDGSLASNEKMKLSQPISCVDGLIVDRKTDKLYICNSRTNAILTVTSDGKVSTLAQNGDTDGADGRLDQPAEVLLKGNRLYISNYDNPEKHFVNTKADKVHTMSYIDLPR
- a CDS encoding UDP-N-acetylmuramoyl-L-alanyl-D-glutamate--2,6-diaminopimelate ligase codes for the protein MQLKDLFYKIPLLATSGDMATDVTNLTMDSRKVGSGSLFIAVRGTVSDGHSFIDTAIQQGASAILCEEMPPATENGVAYIRVQDSARTMGLIAANFYDQPSKKIKLVGVTGTNGKTSVATLLFRLFRALGYRCGLLSTVQNQIEDTVIPATHTTPDAITTNQLLTQMLEYGCSHVFMEVSSHSVVQERITGLTFAGGIFTNITHDHLDFHGTFDNYIRAKKGFFDQLPASAFALTNVDDKRGLVMLQNTAARKETYSLQTLATFKGKVLADSLFGLNMLVDDQEVWFKLIGRFNAYNLLAVYGTATLLGEDAAEVLTTLSGITPPPGRFEQVVSDNKIVGIVDYAHTPDALQNVLETISELRQTDEQEHQPRIITVVGCGGNRDAAKRPIMAEIACRYSDQIILTSDNPRREDPMAILEQMLAGVPPVDFKKTMTIEDRHEAIQKAVSLARPHDIILVAGKGHETYQEINGVKYDFDDRAVLRDAFLKNERAKD
- the mraY gene encoding phospho-N-acetylmuramoyl-pentapeptide-transferase, coding for MLYYLFQFLDERYDFPGAGVFQYISFRALGAVICSLLIAAIFGRRIIDTLRNLQIGESIRDLGLEGQLQKRGTPTMGGFIILASLLIPALLFAKLSNVYVILALVSTVWTGLIGFLDDYIKVFKKNKEGLEGRFKVVGQIGLGLIVGLTLYFNDYVKIRVYAPRLLNTSNVPDVYTDIKSTLTTVPFVKNNEFDYSDLLFGLLPDSYTWIIYVIVCIFIITAVSNGANITDGIDGLAAGTSTIIALTVGVLAYLSGNKVFSQYLNIMYIPNAGELVIFCAAFVGACVGFLWYNSYPAQVFMGDTGSLMLGGVIAVLALAIRKELLIPSMCGIFLVENLSVILQVSYFKYTKQKYGEGRRIFLMSPLHHHFQKKGYHEAKIVTRFWIVGIMLAVLTLVTLKLR
- the rplM gene encoding 50S ribosomal protein L13 — encoded protein: MNTLSYKTISANKETAQKEWVVVDAQGEVLGRLASQIASLIRGKHKTNFTPHVDCGDNVIVINADKVRLTGSKMTDKIYVRHTGYPGGQRFATPRLLLEKHPERVIEHAVKGMLPKNRLGRKLFTNLHVYTGDSHPHDAQQPKVVKF
- the rpsI gene encoding 30S ribosomal protein S9: MDRINTIGRRKTAISRIYMSAGSGAISVNGKDYKEYFPTEVLQIILNQPFATVNGVGGYDVKVNVRGGGVAGQAEATRMAIARALVEMNAENRSALKKEGFLTRDSRMVERKKPGRKKARRRFQFSKR